In a single window of the Pseudomonas entomophila genome:
- a CDS encoding electron transfer flavoprotein subunit beta: MSTKVISLVSIGAHPSSGRARRAEQDARAVELGLQLAGDNLQVVHAGDPREEALRAYLGMGLAHLDVLEQPAGADVLGVLGDYLRDAGAQLVLAGSQAETGEGSGMLPFLLAEKLGWPLVVGLAEVESIENGTAQVLQALPRGQRRRLKVRLPLLATVDNAAPKPRQSAFGPARRGVLAARNVVVVEDSVLGEGALQPARPRPKRLKVIKAKSGADRMKAATAKASGGGGKVLKDVSPQEGAEAILKLLVEEGVLR; the protein is encoded by the coding sequence ATGAGTACGAAAGTCATCAGCCTGGTCTCGATCGGTGCCCACCCCAGCTCCGGCCGCGCCCGCCGCGCCGAGCAGGATGCCCGCGCCGTGGAACTTGGCTTGCAGCTGGCTGGGGATAACTTGCAGGTGGTTCATGCCGGTGACCCGCGTGAAGAGGCCCTGCGTGCGTATCTGGGCATGGGGCTGGCGCATCTGGATGTCCTGGAGCAGCCGGCCGGCGCCGATGTGCTCGGCGTGCTGGGGGATTACCTGCGTGATGCCGGCGCCCAGTTGGTGCTGGCAGGCAGCCAGGCAGAGACCGGTGAAGGTTCGGGCATGCTGCCATTCCTGTTGGCCGAGAAGCTTGGTTGGCCGCTGGTGGTCGGGCTGGCCGAGGTGGAGTCCATCGAGAACGGCACCGCGCAGGTGCTGCAGGCCTTGCCACGGGGCCAGCGGCGTCGCTTGAAAGTGCGCCTGCCGTTGCTGGCGACTGTGGATAACGCTGCGCCCAAGCCACGCCAGAGTGCCTTCGGTCCGGCTCGCCGGGGTGTGCTGGCGGCGCGCAACGTGGTGGTGGTGGAGGACTCGGTGCTGGGCGAGGGCGCCTTGCAACCGGCCCGGCCACGGCCCAAGCGCCTTAAGGTGATCAAGGCCAAGAGCGGTGCCGACCGTATGAAGGCTGCCACGGCCAAGGCCAGTGGCGGGGGCGGCAAGGTGCTCAAGGATGTTTCTCCACAGGAAGGGGCTGAGGCCATCCTCAAGCTGTTGGTGGAGGAGGGGGTGTTGCGTTGA
- a CDS encoding electron transfer flavoprotein subunit alpha/FixB family protein: protein MSDIIRRDPRAEWIARNRLHPLHAAMQVQQTSWMGPHGVIRKNPHAIAAGFIGPNGLKRIDRSGAQQGTGVGGRRTAAAEVQLPLHQLAEPAFYIAVVPDMVGGRLGSHDRDLLGLAHSLAGSDGAVLAIVFGEHKEHNFSTAGVDRLLVIEGEVFEGYAPEQLVQGLRAVDNQLSPRHWLLPDSRTGGGELGRRFAAALGERPATRVWQVKDGQCIGRAGAGQQDIQRDLPRVILAAAECAEPVSETRHEALPVELSTGIARSLSRIEDLGPVAVDPAAIAMAEAEFIVSGGNGVKDWDLYHKATAALGATEGASRVAVDDGFMPRNRQVGATGTWVTARVYVAVGISGAIQHLQGIGACDKVVAINMDPGCDMIKRADLSVIGDSSAILQALIDAVGNYRSAGQRDAA, encoded by the coding sequence ATGAGCGACATCATCCGCCGCGACCCACGCGCCGAGTGGATCGCCCGTAACCGCCTGCATCCGCTGCATGCGGCGATGCAGGTGCAACAGACGAGCTGGATGGGCCCCCACGGCGTCATCCGCAAGAACCCACACGCGATCGCCGCAGGCTTCATCGGCCCCAACGGCCTCAAGCGCATCGACCGCAGCGGCGCCCAGCAGGGCACTGGCGTGGGCGGGCGGCGCACGGCAGCCGCTGAGGTGCAGCTGCCGCTGCACCAGTTGGCGGAGCCGGCTTTCTACATCGCCGTGGTGCCGGACATGGTCGGCGGCCGCCTGGGCAGCCACGACCGCGACTTGCTCGGCCTGGCCCACAGCCTGGCGGGCAGCGACGGCGCGGTGCTGGCCATCGTCTTTGGCGAACACAAGGAACACAACTTTTCCACAGCCGGCGTCGACCGCTTGTTGGTCATCGAGGGCGAGGTGTTCGAGGGTTATGCACCGGAGCAGCTGGTGCAGGGCCTGCGAGCTGTGGATAACCAGTTATCCCCACGCCACTGGTTGCTGCCCGACAGCCGTACCGGGGGTGGTGAATTGGGTCGGCGTTTCGCCGCGGCCTTGGGCGAGCGCCCGGCGACGCGGGTGTGGCAGGTCAAGGATGGCCAGTGTATCGGCCGTGCCGGTGCTGGCCAGCAGGATATTCAGCGTGATCTGCCACGTGTGATCCTGGCCGCCGCCGAATGCGCCGAGCCGGTCAGCGAAACCCGCCACGAAGCGCTGCCCGTCGAGTTGTCCACAGGCATCGCGCGCAGCCTGTCGCGCATCGAGGACCTTGGCCCGGTGGCCGTGGACCCGGCCGCCATCGCCATGGCCGAGGCCGAGTTCATTGTCTCCGGTGGTAACGGCGTCAAGGACTGGGACCTGTACCACAAGGCCACGGCGGCCCTGGGCGCCACCGAAGGCGCCTCGCGGGTGGCGGTGGACGACGGCTTCATGCCGCGCAACCGTCAGGTGGGTGCTACCGGCACATGGGTCACGGCGCGGGTATACGTGGCCGTGGGTATCTCTGGTGCCATCCAGCACCTGCAGGGCATCGGTGCCTGCGACAAGGTGGTGGCGATCAACATGGACCCGGGCTGCGACATGATCAAGCGGGCTGACCTGTCGGTGATCGGCGACAGCTCGGCGATTCTTCAGGCACTGATCGACGCTGTGGGTAACTACCGCAGTGCCGGCCAACGCGACGCGGCATAG